In Pollutimonas sp. M17, a single genomic region encodes these proteins:
- a CDS encoding ribonuclease activity regulator RraA → MSQLKNETRAGLAKVSTATLCTALFKRGLRNQFIQDVRPLNPDLPNMVGQAFTLRYIPAREDLNTIKVFEDRVHPQRVAVETCPPGAVLVIDSRKDARAASAGSILIARLMQRGVAGVVTDGGFRDSPEIAKLGMAAYHQRPSAPTNLTLHQALDINAPIGCGDVAVFPGDVVVGDAEGVVVIPAAIADDIAEEAVEMTVFEDYVTERVQQGSSIVGLYPPTDPATKDAFAEWRKAHKR, encoded by the coding sequence GTGTCCCAATTAAAAAACGAAACCCGTGCCGGCCTGGCCAAGGTGAGTACCGCCACGTTGTGCACCGCCTTGTTCAAGCGCGGCTTGCGCAATCAATTCATACAGGATGTGCGTCCGCTTAATCCGGATCTGCCCAATATGGTGGGCCAGGCATTCACGCTGCGCTACATTCCGGCGCGGGAAGACCTGAACACGATAAAGGTATTCGAAGACCGGGTGCATCCGCAGCGCGTCGCCGTGGAAACCTGCCCTCCCGGAGCCGTGCTGGTCATCGACAGCCGCAAGGATGCGCGCGCCGCGTCGGCGGGCTCGATTCTGATAGCGCGGCTCATGCAGCGGGGCGTCGCAGGCGTCGTGACCGACGGAGGGTTCCGCGACTCGCCGGAGATCGCGAAACTGGGCATGGCGGCCTATCACCAGCGGCCCTCCGCGCCGACAAATCTGACGCTCCATCAGGCGCTGGATATCAATGCGCCCATTGGATGCGGCGATGTGGCGGTATTTCCGGGCGATGTGGTCGTGGGCGACGCCGAGGGCGTGGTGGTCATTCCCGCAGCCATTGCCGATGACATCGCGGAAGAAGCCGTGGAGATGACCGTGTTCGAGGATTACGTGACCGAGCGCGTGCAGCAGGGCAGTTCGATCGTTGGGCTGTATCCGCCCACCGATCCGGCTACGAAGGACGCCTTCGCCGAATGGCGCAAGGCGCATAAACGCTGA
- a CDS encoding low affinity iron permease family protein, with product MAFSLAFLVVLAWAVSGPIFQYSETWQLVINTGTTIITFLMVFLIQQSQNKDSQAMHLKLDELLQSIKEARDEMIDIEDLSEEELQKLAEQFKRKEKL from the coding sequence TTGGCCTTTTCCCTGGCCTTTCTGGTGGTGTTGGCATGGGCCGTGAGCGGGCCCATATTCCAATACTCGGAAACCTGGCAGCTGGTCATCAATACCGGTACGACCATCATCACTTTCCTGATGGTTTTCCTGATACAGCAGAGCCAGAACAAGGACAGCCAGGCGATGCACTTGAAGCTGGATGAACTGCTTCAATCCATCAAGGAGGCGCGCGACGAAATGATCGACATCGAGGATTTGTCCGAAGAGGAGCTGCAGAAACTGGCGGAGCAGTTCAAGCGCAAGGAAAAACTATAG
- a CDS encoding sensor histidine kinase — MACASLCQGEPLSLQDNDNWPVSFSGHVQVYEDAGGAMTIDQAARLPLDDPRGFRPATAKDLQIGYSRSAWWLSMDIVNDQAERHSLRLWPGTPTLARLDYYIERGTAWSHISTGQKIPLSEQDQESLHRQALALSLGPGERIRIFMRLESSSAINLQPRVYSEAAFLNVVDRTTLWDGILFGGLLALAWSALLIGVLSPSFRFLVLSALCVVITLYEATIRNYTKLHLWPEAIEWAHRSAFVLGHLSLFMFMAFVLIMARSEKIHWPARPYYIALAVLELAVAAAALLLDPYFAAYFGLITSLLFGISMPVAAFLLLKNAAPTGRLMLLTGLFILFHSSLRAVERLGFLPQFIVDIGLGNPGTNPIIALGGLATNLAVLTAWIVLIGKQRQAAQDTLIDWQAREQERLKEQIALKTTELNKALQYAEEKSRQKTETLGYIGHDLRAPTATIVGYTRLLGDVVTAEQDRNVKAIERSAQYQLKLIDELLEYAKNELKPLELKPSPTDMEQILDDVLQCALSLCSLQNNQFEMDVQSAIPATTILDSQRLQQVLLNLISNAAKFTRNGHIRLAVHAARDQAGWSLAFSVSDTGRGIDPAKQSIIFSAFEQEAIHQGSAGLGLYIAQSIVENMDGKLTVKSAAGMGSQFSFQIHVEAIGDQTICWSTPLENAAPPAASDKFRIADQTPMPPAEIRVDLAKLARDGQLTDIEDWLRIQGKAYPGYASFFNEVRNALYVLDLEQIESMALADTGH, encoded by the coding sequence ATGGCCTGTGCCTCGCTTTGCCAAGGCGAGCCTCTATCTTTGCAAGACAATGATAACTGGCCGGTTTCGTTTTCAGGCCACGTTCAAGTATACGAAGATGCCGGCGGGGCCATGACCATCGATCAAGCCGCCAGGCTGCCTCTTGACGACCCCCGCGGCTTCCGGCCGGCGACGGCCAAAGACTTGCAGATCGGGTATTCGAGGTCGGCCTGGTGGCTTAGCATGGATATCGTCAACGACCAGGCTGAACGCCACTCTTTGCGCTTGTGGCCAGGCACGCCGACACTGGCCCGCCTGGATTACTACATAGAGCGTGGCACGGCCTGGAGCCATATTTCGACCGGCCAGAAGATACCATTGTCAGAGCAGGATCAGGAGTCCCTGCACAGGCAGGCGCTTGCCCTGTCATTGGGCCCTGGCGAACGCATCCGGATATTCATGCGCCTGGAGTCCAGTTCAGCAATCAACCTGCAACCAAGGGTGTACTCCGAAGCCGCATTTTTGAATGTCGTCGATCGGACCACGCTATGGGACGGCATCCTGTTCGGCGGACTGCTTGCACTGGCATGGAGCGCCCTGCTGATTGGCGTCCTGTCACCCAGCTTTCGATTCCTCGTACTGTCCGCCTTATGCGTAGTCATCACCCTGTACGAAGCAACCATACGCAACTATACCAAGCTGCATCTTTGGCCTGAAGCCATCGAATGGGCTCACCGCAGCGCCTTTGTCCTTGGGCATCTTTCCTTATTCATGTTCATGGCGTTTGTCCTGATCATGGCCCGAAGCGAAAAGATTCATTGGCCAGCCCGTCCTTATTACATAGCCCTGGCCGTCCTCGAATTGGCCGTAGCGGCTGCAGCCCTGCTCTTGGACCCCTACTTCGCGGCATATTTTGGGCTGATCACATCTCTTCTGTTCGGCATCAGCATGCCGGTTGCGGCTTTCCTGCTACTCAAGAATGCCGCTCCGACCGGACGGCTGATGCTGTTGACCGGCCTGTTCATCCTCTTTCATTCCTCATTGCGTGCGGTCGAGCGTCTGGGCTTCTTGCCGCAATTCATCGTCGACATAGGGCTGGGCAATCCGGGTACCAACCCGATTATTGCATTGGGCGGCCTGGCGACCAATCTGGCCGTCCTGACGGCGTGGATCGTTCTCATCGGGAAACAGCGCCAAGCTGCGCAAGACACGCTTATCGATTGGCAAGCTCGAGAACAGGAGCGTTTAAAAGAACAAATCGCCCTGAAGACGACGGAACTGAACAAGGCGCTGCAGTATGCCGAAGAGAAAAGCCGCCAAAAAACCGAGACCCTGGGCTACATAGGACATGATTTGCGCGCTCCCACAGCGACCATAGTAGGCTACACCCGCTTGTTGGGAGACGTCGTGACCGCCGAACAGGACCGCAACGTCAAAGCCATCGAACGCAGCGCTCAATACCAGCTAAAGTTGATTGATGAACTGCTTGAATATGCAAAAAATGAACTCAAGCCGCTTGAGCTCAAGCCGTCACCTACCGATATGGAGCAGATTCTGGATGATGTCCTGCAGTGCGCCCTCAGTCTTTGCTCGCTGCAGAATAATCAGTTCGAAATGGATGTCCAAAGCGCTATACCCGCCACCACGATACTGGACAGCCAACGCCTGCAGCAAGTCCTGCTGAACCTGATATCCAATGCGGCCAAGTTTACCCGTAACGGCCATATCCGATTGGCCGTCCATGCGGCCCGGGATCAAGCCGGCTGGTCATTGGCATTTTCCGTGTCCGATACCGGGCGCGGCATCGATCCGGCAAAGCAATCCATCATCTTCAGTGCTTTCGAGCAAGAGGCGATCCACCAAGGGAGTGCCGGACTGGGCTTGTATATCGCCCAGAGCATAGTCGAGAACATGGATGGAAAACTAACCGTCAAAAGCGCAGCCGGCATGGGAAGTCAATTCAGCTTTCAGATTCATGTGGAAGCCATTGGCGACCAAACAATATGCTGGTCGACTCCGCTTGAAAACGCCGCGCCCCCGGCCGCCAGCGACAAATTTCGTATCGCGGACCAGACCCCTATGCCGCCAGCCGAGATCCGCGTGGACTTGGCCAAGCTCGCCCGTGACGGTCAACTTACCGATATTGAAGACTGGCTACGTATTCAGGGCAAGGCTTACCCTGGCTATGCAAGCTTCTTCAATGAAGTCAGGAATGCCCTGTATGTCCTGGATCTGGAGCAAATAGAATCCATGGCTTTGGCAGATACGGGCCATTGA
- a CDS encoding SDR family oxidoreductase yields MDLGIKGRRAVVCGASAGLGLACARSLADAGVDVVMVARGAERLEAAAAELREQASGQVSTIAADITTAEGRTRVLAALPDPDILVTNAGGPPPGNFRDWDRDDWIKALDANMLTPIELIKATVDAMAERKFGRIVNITSSAVKAPIDILGLSNGARSGLTGFVAGVARAVAQHNVTVNNLLPGPFDTDRLASTLEAASRMSGDSLDSVRAARMAGNPTRRFGRPEEFGATCAFLCSVHAGYMTGQNVLLDGGAYPGTF; encoded by the coding sequence ATGGATTTGGGAATCAAGGGGCGGCGGGCTGTGGTATGCGGCGCAAGCGCCGGACTGGGGCTGGCCTGCGCACGCTCGCTGGCTGACGCCGGAGTGGACGTCGTGATGGTGGCGCGGGGTGCCGAGCGGCTTGAGGCGGCGGCCGCCGAGCTGCGCGAGCAGGCTTCCGGCCAGGTAAGCACGATCGCCGCCGACATCACGACCGCCGAGGGACGGACGCGGGTCCTGGCGGCGCTGCCGGATCCCGATATCCTGGTCACCAATGCGGGCGGTCCCCCACCCGGCAATTTCCGCGATTGGGATCGGGACGACTGGATCAAGGCCCTGGATGCCAATATGCTGACGCCCATCGAGCTCATCAAGGCAACGGTGGACGCGATGGCTGAACGCAAGTTCGGGCGTATCGTGAACATTACATCCAGCGCCGTCAAGGCGCCCATCGACATCCTTGGCTTGTCCAACGGCGCGCGCTCCGGCCTGACCGGCTTCGTCGCCGGCGTGGCCCGCGCCGTGGCGCAGCACAATGTCACGGTCAACAATCTGCTGCCCGGCCCCTTCGACACCGACAGGCTGGCGTCCACGCTGGAGGCCGCCTCCCGCATGTCGGGCGACTCGCTGGACAGCGTGCGCGCAGCCCGCATGGCCGGCAATCCCACGCGCCGTTTCGGCCGTCCGGAAGAATTCGGCGCCACCTGCGCTTTCCTGTGCAGTGTGCATGCGGGCTATATGACGGGTCAGAATGTGCTGCTTGACGGCGGTGCCTATCCGGGTACTTTTTGA
- a CDS encoding MFS transporter: MSVSPLTPFKHVTFRTLWTATLASNLGGLIQTVGAGWMMTTISTSDDMVALVQAATTLPIMIFSLAAGALADSFERRNIMLVAQILMMAVSTILAVFAMAGLLTPWLLLAFTFFIGCGTALHNPSWQASMGDLVPREDLPGAVTLNSMSYNLMRSIGPAVGGMIVAVAGAAFAFAVNAVSYIALIRALARWKPQRAAQILPRESFGGAISVGLRYIAMSPNLLKVMCRSFLFGLAAVSVLALLPLVTRDLVAGGAFSYGIILGCFGAGAICGALLNARVRDRWNNETIVRATFLIFSFSVVALSQSRQMWLSCLAVLPAGACWVMTLSLFNVTVQLSTPRWVVGRALALYQTATFGGMAAGSWIWGVTAEAHGADGALIASGVVLVLGAAVGLRYVLPEFSKLSLDPLDHFNEPALKLDLRPRSGPIMIMVDYEIAQHDVNAFLSAMAQRRRIRLRDGARQWSLLRDLENPGIWTESYHVPTWLEYVRHHQRRTQADAEVFDRLKALHRGPNPPRVHRMIERQTVPIRDDMPLKSHTDIP; the protein is encoded by the coding sequence ATGAGTGTTTCCCCGCTTACTCCATTCAAGCACGTCACCTTCCGCACCTTATGGACAGCCACGCTGGCGTCCAACCTGGGCGGCTTGATACAGACCGTGGGCGCGGGCTGGATGATGACCACCATATCCACGTCCGACGACATGGTGGCTCTGGTGCAGGCGGCTACGACGCTGCCCATCATGATTTTTTCGCTGGCGGCCGGGGCGCTGGCCGATAGTTTCGAGCGCCGCAACATCATGCTGGTGGCGCAGATATTGATGATGGCGGTATCGACCATCCTGGCCGTTTTCGCGATGGCGGGACTGCTTACGCCGTGGCTGCTGCTGGCGTTCACCTTCTTCATCGGCTGCGGCACGGCGCTGCATAACCCATCCTGGCAGGCCTCGATGGGCGACCTGGTCCCGCGCGAGGATCTTCCGGGGGCGGTCACGCTGAACAGCATGAGCTACAACCTCATGCGCAGCATCGGCCCGGCGGTCGGCGGCATGATCGTTGCGGTCGCGGGCGCCGCGTTTGCCTTTGCGGTGAATGCCGTCAGCTACATTGCCCTGATCAGGGCGCTGGCGCGCTGGAAGCCGCAGCGCGCGGCTCAGATCTTGCCGCGCGAATCCTTCGGCGGCGCCATTTCGGTGGGGCTGCGCTATATCGCCATGTCGCCCAATTTGCTGAAGGTCATGTGCCGCAGCTTCCTCTTCGGACTTGCCGCGGTATCGGTGCTGGCCTTGCTGCCTCTGGTCACCCGCGACCTGGTGGCGGGCGGGGCCTTCTCCTACGGCATCATACTGGGCTGCTTCGGGGCGGGAGCCATCTGCGGGGCCCTGCTCAATGCGCGTGTTCGCGACCGCTGGAACAATGAAACCATCGTCCGCGCCACCTTCCTTATTTTCTCGTTCAGCGTCGTGGCGTTGTCGCAAAGCCGCCAGATGTGGCTCAGCTGCCTGGCTGTGCTGCCGGCTGGCGCATGCTGGGTCATGACGCTGTCGCTCTTCAACGTGACCGTGCAGCTATCGACGCCGCGCTGGGTGGTGGGGCGCGCCCTGGCGCTATACCAAACAGCCACTTTCGGCGGCATGGCGGCGGGCAGCTGGATCTGGGGCGTGACGGCCGAAGCCCATGGCGCGGATGGCGCCTTGATCGCATCGGGCGTGGTGCTGGTGCTGGGTGCGGCAGTGGGATTGCGCTATGTATTGCCTGAGTTCAGCAAGCTCAGCCTGGATCCGCTGGATCACTTCAACGAACCTGCCCTGAAGCTGGACTTGAGGCCGCGCAGCGGTCCCATCATGATCATGGTGGATTACGAGATCGCCCAGCACGACGTCAATGCGTTTCTTTCCGCCATGGCGCAGCGGCGCCGCATCCGGCTGCGCGATGGCGCCCGGCAATGGTCGCTGCTGCGCGACCTTGAAAACCCGGGCATCTGGACCGAAAGCTATCACGTGCCGACCTGGCTGGAATACGTGCGCCATCATCAGCGCCGCACCCAGGCGGACGCCGAGGTGTTCGATCGTCTGAAGGCCCTGCATCGGGGGCCGAATCCGCCCCGGGTGCACCGCATGATAGAACGCCAGACCGTACCCATACGAGACGATATGCCGCTGAAGTCGCATACGGACATACCATAG
- the araD gene encoding L-arabinonate dehydratase, producing MTRNYDSLRSARWMADDDLRSFGHRSRMMQMGYGPQDWAGRPVIAIINTWSDLNPCHSHFKQRVDDVKRGVLQAGGFPVELPAISVPEAFVKPTTMLYRNFLAMETEELLRSHPVDGAVLMGGCDKTTPGLIMGAISAGLPCVYLPAGPMLRGNWKGKVLGSGSDAWKLWDERRAGKLSKVEWIGVEGGIARSYGTCMTMGTAATMTAIAEAIGMTLPGASSIPAADASHMRMSAECGRRAVEMVWEDLGPAKILSAASFKNAINVAMALGCSTNAIIHLIAMARRAGCPVDLDDFDAASRKVPVIANIRPSGDTYLMEDFYYAGGLPGLMSRLHEYLDLSAMTVTGKTLGRNIEGAEVYDDDVIRPLEQAIYQEGALAVLRGNIAPDGCVIKPSACAPQYLRHTGPALVFDDYPSMKAAVEDETLDVTADHILILRNAGPQGGPGMPEWGMLPIPVKLVKQGVRDMLRLSDARMSGTSYGACILHAAPEAYIGGPLSLVKTGDLISVDVPGRSIHLNVSDEELAARRAAWVPPPKRYERGYGWMYSRHILQANEGCDFDFLETGFGAPVAEPDIY from the coding sequence ATGACTAGGAACTACGACAGCCTGCGCAGCGCCCGCTGGATGGCGGACGATGACCTGCGTTCCTTCGGACATCGCTCACGCATGATGCAAATGGGTTACGGGCCCCAGGATTGGGCCGGCCGCCCCGTTATCGCCATTATCAATACCTGGTCGGACCTCAACCCCTGCCATAGCCATTTCAAGCAACGCGTCGATGACGTCAAGCGCGGCGTGCTGCAGGCCGGAGGGTTTCCGGTGGAACTGCCCGCGATCTCGGTTCCCGAGGCATTCGTCAAGCCGACCACCATGCTGTACAGAAACTTCCTGGCCATGGAAACCGAGGAACTGCTGCGCAGCCATCCCGTCGATGGAGCCGTGCTCATGGGCGGCTGCGACAAGACCACACCGGGGCTGATCATGGGCGCCATCAGTGCCGGCCTGCCTTGCGTATACCTGCCGGCGGGACCCATGCTGCGCGGAAACTGGAAGGGCAAGGTGCTGGGTTCGGGATCGGACGCCTGGAAGCTTTGGGATGAGCGGCGCGCGGGCAAACTCAGCAAGGTCGAATGGATAGGGGTAGAAGGCGGCATTGCCCGCAGCTACGGTACCTGCATGACGATGGGCACCGCGGCAACCATGACCGCGATCGCCGAGGCCATAGGCATGACTCTGCCGGGGGCCTCGTCGATTCCCGCAGCCGACGCAAGCCATATGCGCATGTCCGCGGAATGCGGCCGGCGGGCCGTCGAAATGGTCTGGGAAGACCTGGGGCCGGCGAAAATATTGTCCGCGGCCTCCTTCAAGAATGCGATCAATGTGGCCATGGCGCTGGGCTGCTCCACCAATGCCATCATCCACCTGATCGCCATGGCGCGCCGGGCGGGTTGCCCGGTGGACCTGGATGATTTCGACGCCGCAAGCCGGAAAGTGCCGGTCATCGCGAACATCCGGCCCAGCGGCGACACCTACCTGATGGAAGACTTCTACTACGCGGGCGGGCTGCCCGGCCTGATGTCGCGCTTGCATGAATATCTCGACCTGTCCGCGATGACGGTTACCGGAAAGACGCTGGGCCGGAACATCGAGGGCGCCGAAGTCTATGACGATGACGTGATCCGCCCCTTGGAACAGGCCATTTACCAAGAGGGGGCGCTGGCGGTGCTGCGGGGAAACATTGCCCCTGACGGCTGCGTGATCAAGCCCAGCGCCTGTGCTCCGCAATACCTGCGGCACACGGGCCCCGCCCTGGTGTTCGACGATTACCCAAGCATGAAAGCCGCCGTGGAAGACGAAACGCTGGACGTGACGGCGGATCACATTCTCATTCTGCGCAATGCGGGCCCGCAAGGAGGGCCGGGCATGCCCGAATGGGGCATGCTGCCGATTCCGGTCAAGCTGGTGAAGCAGGGCGTGCGCGATATGCTGCGCCTGTCCGATGCCCGCATGAGCGGCACGAGCTATGGCGCCTGCATACTGCATGCGGCGCCGGAAGCCTATATCGGCGGCCCCTTGTCGCTGGTGAAGACCGGCGATCTGATCAGCGTCGATGTTCCTGGACGTTCCATACACCTGAATGTCAGCGATGAGGAACTGGCCGCGCGCCGCGCAGCGTGGGTTCCGCCGCCAAAACGGTACGAGCGCGGCTACGGCTGGATGTACTCCAGGCACATCCTGCAGGCCAATGAGGGTTGTGATTTCGACTTTCTTGAAACCGGCTTCGGGGCGCCCGTGGCCGAGCCCGACATTTATTGA
- a CDS encoding two pore domain potassium channel family protein, which produces MYESKNEPLMPGRHFTLRLLRHVGLAAIIVGITLSVGVLGHLWLEPIHWHDAILNISLILAGIGPFIMPATVAGKLFFALYSILVGLVFVATLGLVLAPLAHRLVHKFHLDGDSD; this is translated from the coding sequence ATGTACGAGTCCAAGAACGAACCTTTGATGCCCGGACGGCATTTCACTTTGCGCCTGTTAAGGCATGTGGGTCTGGCTGCGATCATCGTCGGCATTACGCTCTCGGTGGGCGTGCTGGGCCATCTGTGGCTGGAGCCCATACACTGGCATGACGCCATCCTGAACATTTCCTTGATCCTGGCGGGCATAGGCCCCTTCATCATGCCCGCCACCGTCGCGGGAAAGCTGTTTTTCGCGCTATACAGCATTCTTGTGGGGCTGGTGTTCGTCGCCACACTGGGCCTGGTACTGGCGCCGCTTGCACATCGCCTCGTCCACAAGTTTCACCTGGATGGCGATAGCGACTGA
- a CDS encoding Bug family tripartite tricarboxylate transporter substrate binding protein yields the protein MKTQRRILLNTLLAGSLLGIAAVPAQASDWPAAKPISYVVPFTVGGSTDVVGRMLARKLAERLNQNVIVENKPGAAGAIGATYVANAAPDGYTLFGGTISTHAINASLYKNLKYDPVKDFEPVSLIAYLPNVLLVDPNLGVNTVAELIEVLKRSPDKRTFASSGAGTSTHLTGELFANAIGVPLTHVPYKGTPPAMVDVSSGQVTFMFDQMTAALPLLEAGKLKLVAVTTKDRIALSPKTPTMEEAGVAGFNVASWQAVYAPKGTPKPILDRLAQELSVIVKDREVQEQLGKTMGMQLVGSTPEQLRDLMAAEIPRWADVVEKSGAIIN from the coding sequence ATGAAGACCCAACGCCGTATTCTGCTTAATACCTTGCTTGCCGGCAGCCTGCTTGGCATTGCCGCCGTGCCTGCGCAAGCCTCCGATTGGCCTGCGGCCAAGCCGATTTCCTATGTGGTTCCCTTCACCGTCGGCGGTTCCACCGACGTGGTCGGTCGCATGCTGGCCAGGAAGCTGGCCGAGCGCCTGAACCAGAATGTAATCGTGGAAAACAAGCCGGGCGCGGCGGGCGCCATCGGCGCAACGTATGTGGCCAATGCGGCGCCCGACGGCTACACCTTGTTCGGCGGCACCATCAGTACGCATGCCATCAATGCCAGCCTGTACAAGAACCTGAAGTACGATCCCGTCAAGGATTTCGAGCCTGTGTCGCTTATCGCATACCTGCCGAACGTGCTGCTGGTCGACCCCAACCTGGGCGTGAACACGGTGGCCGAACTGATCGAGGTGCTGAAACGCAGCCCGGACAAACGCACCTTCGCCTCTTCGGGAGCAGGAACTTCGACTCATTTGACCGGCGAGCTGTTTGCCAACGCCATCGGCGTGCCGCTGACACATGTGCCGTACAAGGGCACGCCGCCGGCCATGGTGGATGTTTCGTCCGGCCAGGTGACGTTCATGTTCGACCAGATGACGGCCGCCTTGCCGCTGCTGGAGGCGGGCAAGCTGAAGCTGGTGGCCGTCACCACCAAGGATCGTATTGCGCTCTCGCCCAAGACTCCCACCATGGAAGAGGCCGGTGTGGCTGGCTTCAATGTGGCGTCGTGGCAGGCCGTGTATGCGCCCAAGGGCACGCCCAAGCCTATTCTGGACCGCCTGGCCCAGGAGCTGTCCGTGATCGTGAAAGATCGGGAAGTGCAGGAGCAACTGGGCAAGACCATGGGCATGCAGCTGGTGGGAAGCACGCCCGAACAATTGCGCGACTTGATGGCTGCGGAGATCCCGCGCTGGGCCGATGTCGTGGAAAAATCGGGAGCCATCATCAACTAG
- a CDS encoding calcium:proton antiporter — MLAAALAAVLAYSFEPVLQGSGRSVAIATAVVLILLIIGASLRVSHHAEIIAERLGDPYGTMILTLSAVLVEVIVLAIMMSHEPSPTLVRDTIYAAVMLDINGILGLAALMGGLKHGEQDYNDDSGKTYGVMILTAMGISMVVPEFIPRADWHIYSAFTIGAMLMLYGLFLRMQVGVHSYFFSYNYRVKHKDKERSPPTQEPESRNRSIFLLISGIVVIAAVAEIMSKALKVGISGIGVPPIVLGLVVATISACPEILTALRAALANRMQSVVNIAMGASLSTVILTVPVMEAIALFNGVPFQMAMTPVQSVMVALTLIAAAINLNDGQSNAIEGMTHFVLFATFLMLASLGL, encoded by the coding sequence ATGCTTGCCGCCGCGCTGGCCGCCGTATTGGCGTACTCTTTTGAGCCCGTCCTGCAGGGTTCGGGCCGAAGCGTTGCGATTGCGACGGCGGTGGTGCTGATACTGCTGATCATCGGAGCATCGCTGCGGGTTTCCCATCACGCCGAGATCATCGCGGAACGGCTGGGGGACCCGTACGGCACCATGATACTTACCCTTTCGGCCGTACTCGTCGAGGTGATCGTGCTGGCCATCATGATGAGTCACGAGCCCTCGCCAACGCTCGTGCGCGATACCATCTATGCCGCCGTCATGCTGGACATCAATGGCATCCTGGGCCTTGCCGCATTGATGGGGGGGCTGAAGCACGGCGAACAGGACTACAACGACGACTCGGGCAAAACCTATGGCGTGATGATTCTTACCGCCATGGGCATATCCATGGTGGTGCCGGAATTCATTCCGCGTGCCGATTGGCATATCTATTCCGCATTCACGATCGGCGCCATGCTGATGCTGTATGGCTTGTTCTTGCGCATGCAGGTAGGCGTTCATAGCTACTTCTTCAGCTATAACTACCGGGTCAAGCACAAGGACAAGGAGCGGTCGCCGCCAACGCAGGAGCCGGAATCGCGCAACAGGTCGATTTTTCTATTGATATCCGGCATTGTCGTCATTGCCGCGGTGGCCGAAATAATGTCAAAGGCGCTCAAGGTCGGCATCTCGGGCATCGGCGTGCCTCCCATCGTATTGGGCCTGGTGGTGGCGACGATATCGGCTTGCCCGGAGATTCTCACAGCCTTGCGGGCGGCATTGGCAAACCGCATGCAGTCGGTCGTCAATATCGCCATGGGGGCGTCGCTGTCCACGGTCATCTTGACCGTGCCCGTCATGGAAGCCATTGCCTTGTTCAACGGCGTTCCCTTTCAGATGGCCATGACCCCGGTGCAGTCGGTCATGGTGGCGCTGACGCTGATCGCGGCGGCGATCAATTTGAATGACGGCCAGAGCAACGCGATTGAAGGAATGACGCATTTCGTACTTTTCGCCACGTTCTTGATGCTGGCGTCTCTCGGTTTGTAA
- a CDS encoding GntR family transcriptional regulator, with protein sequence MALSATLPPLQLDRSRHAAPQVFDKLREFIVSLDLTPGTVLSRTDLAEAFGLSQTPIRDALIRLSEEGLVDIYPQNATVVSRIDIKAARQAQFLRRSIELEIVHQLASRSDPLLISRLQSHIDVQRANRGADQYPQFIAADRAFHRDMHEAAGVSALWELAQRYSGHVDRLRRLHLPESGKAERVIDDHQRLVDAIAAQDPARAQDVLRQHLSGTLNQIDEICRNYPDYVLVGQKVPG encoded by the coding sequence ATGGCTTTGTCAGCAACTCTGCCGCCACTACAACTGGATCGTTCGCGTCACGCCGCCCCGCAGGTGTTCGACAAGCTACGGGAATTCATCGTCTCGCTGGATTTGACGCCCGGAACGGTCCTGTCGCGCACAGACTTGGCGGAAGCCTTCGGCTTGAGCCAGACGCCGATACGCGATGCATTGATTCGCCTGTCCGAAGAAGGCTTGGTCGACATCTACCCGCAGAATGCAACGGTCGTCAGCCGCATCGATATCAAGGCGGCGCGCCAGGCCCAGTTTTTACGCCGCTCCATCGAACTGGAAATCGTCCATCAATTGGCAAGCCGGTCCGACCCGCTGCTGATTTCCCGATTGCAGTCGCATATAGATGTACAGCGCGCCAACCGCGGCGCCGACCAATATCCCCAATTCATCGCCGCTGACCGGGCCTTTCATCGCGACATGCATGAAGCCGCCGGTGTGAGTGCCCTGTGGGAGCTGGCGCAGCGCTACAGCGGCCATGTGGATCGGCTGCGACGCTTGCATTTGCCCGAGTCTGGCAAGGCCGAGCGCGTCATCGACGATCATCAGCGCCTGGTCGATGCCATTGCCGCACAAGATCCGGCGCGTGCGCAGGACGTCCTGCGCCAGCATTTATCCGGCACGCTGAACCAGATCGACGAAATCTGCCGCAACTACCCCGATTACGTGCTTGTGGGTCAAAAAGTACCCGGATAG